A window from Setaria italica strain Yugu1 chromosome VIII, Setaria_italica_v2.0, whole genome shotgun sequence encodes these proteins:
- the LOC101786283 gene encoding probable carboxylesterase 18, with product MAETPTTPPPPPRKPKPPMSRLMRLSLKVVDRVADATRRADGTLNRFALSLLDPRVPAISSPCRGVASRDVVLDRASRLRARLFHPAAAAATAKASTLPVIVFFHGGGFAFLSAASPAYDAACRRIARYASAAVLSVDYRRAPEHRFPAPYDDGIAALRFLDDPKNHLLPLDVSRCYVAGDSAGGNIAHHVARRYAADAASFRNVRLAGLIAIQPFFGGEERTDAELRLDGAAPIVSVDRTDWMWRAFLPPGADRTHEAANFAHPAAAPGLDSPAFPPVLLAVGGFDPLQDWQRRYGEMLKGMGKDVRVAEYPDAIHAFYVFPGFDDARDFIIRIAEFVAESAGGGAAASDQP from the coding sequence ATGGCGGAGACTCCcacgacaccgccgccgccgccgcggaagccgaagccgccgaTGTCGCGCCTCATGCGGCTGTCCCTCAAGGTCGTGGACCgcgtcgccgacgccacccgccGCGCCGACGGCACGCTGAACCGCTTCGCGCTGTCGCTGCTGGACCCGCGCGTCccggccatctcctccccgTGCCGCGGCGTCGCGTCCCGGGACGTCGTCCTCGACCGGGCCTCCCGCCTCCGCGCGCGCCTCTTCCAcccggctgccgccgcggcgacggcgaaggcgTCTACCCTCCCCGTGATCGTCTTCTTCCACGGCGGCGGGTTCGCGTTCCTGTCCGCGGCGTCCCCGGCCTACGACGCCGCGTGTCGCCGCATCGCGCGGTACGCCTCCGCGGCGGTGCTCTCCGTCGACTACCGCCGCGCGCCCGAGCACCGGTTCCCGGCGCCCTACGACGACGGCATCGCCGCGCTCCGCTTCCTCGACGACCCCAAAAACCACCTGCTCCCTCTCGACGTCTCCCGCTGCTACGTCGCCGGGGACAGCGCCGGCGGCAACATCGCGCACCACGTGGCCCGCCGCTACGCCGCCGACGCGGCCTCCTTCCGGAACGTCCGTCTCGCCGGCCTGATCGCCATCCAGCCCTTcttcggcggcgaggagcgcacCGACGCCGAGCTCCGGCTCGACGGCGCCGCGCCCATCGTGTCCGTCGACCGCACCGACTGGATGTGGCGCGCGTTCCTGCCGCCCGGCGCCGACCGCACCCACGAGGCCGCGAACTTCGCgcacccggccgccgcgcccgggCTCGACTCGCCGGCGTTCCCGCCCGTGctgctcgccgtcggcggcttCGATCCGCTGCAGGACTGGCAGCGCCGGTACGGCGAGATGCTCAAGGGCATGGGCAAGGACGTGCGCGTGGCCGAGTACCCGGACGCCATCCACGCGTTCTACGTCTTCCCCGGGTTCGACGACGCTCGGGACTTCATCATCCGCATCGCCGAGTTCGTCGCCGAGAGCGCCggtggtggggcggcggcgagtgACCAACCATAA